ACAAAGGGCACACCAAAAAGACCCACTTGTGAGTAAAACACCaataagaaggaaaaaaaagaaggaaaagctTGAGAGACTAAAGACATATCAGCTACTGCTGTATTCCAAAATGGAGTAGACTCCAAAACTATCACTCCTCTTCCTCTGCCATGCTTTCCTatatcagttttttttttttaaatgaggaATGCCAAAGATCATCAAAGCCAGAGAGCACCAGCTTGTTTGAGAAGAGGAACAAGAGTGCCGTTGATATGGGAAGCCATGACTCTATCCATTGTACCCACAAGTTTCCCACCAATAAACACAACAGGAACAGCAGGAGAACTTCCAAGCAACCTCATCAAAGCCTTCTCCATGTCTTTCCCTCGAGGGTCTTGATCAAGCTCATACACAGTTGGGTTTACTCCCATCCCACAAAACAGCCTCTTAATGGCATGG
The sequence above is a segment of the Gossypium raimondii isolate GPD5lz chromosome 4, ASM2569854v1, whole genome shotgun sequence genome. Coding sequences within it:
- the LOC105779208 gene encoding glutaredoxin-C1, producing MHCQTGSWGSYVPTTRTTVGDPLERIERLASENAVVIFSISSCCMCHAIKRLFCGMGVNPTVYELDQDPRGKDMEKALMRLLGSSPAVPVVFIGGKLVGTMDRVMASHINGTLVPLLKQAGALWL